From Ramlibacter agri, a single genomic window includes:
- the acnB gene encoding bifunctional aconitate hydratase 2/2-methylisocitrate dehydratase, translated as MLQAYVDHVAERAALGIPPLPLSAKQTADLIELIKSAPAKEEAFLLDLLANRVPPGVDDAAKVKASFLAAVAHGDFQVNAISRALATELLGTMVGGYNVKPLIDLLDDAEVAQVAADGLKKTLLMFDYFHDVAAKAKANNAFAKEVIQSWADAEWFTSRQEVPQKITVTVFKVPGETNTDDLSPAPDAWSRPDIPLHALAMLKNTRPGTAFKPEEDGKRGPMKFVEELKAKGHVVAYVGDVVGTGSSRKSATNSVVWMTGQDIPFVPNKRFGGVTLGGKIAPIFFNTQEDSGCLPIEVDVAKLEMGDVIDIFPYEGTIEKAGEVVERFALKSDVLLDEVRAGGRINLIIGRSLTASARQFLGLGASTTFRLPKAPVDSGKGFTLAQKMVGRACHLPAGQGIRPGTYCEPRMTTVGSQDTTGPMTRDELKDLACLGFSADMVMQSFCHTAAYPKPVDVKTHRELPAFISNRGGVALRPGDGVIHSWLNRLLLPDTVGTGGDSHTRFPIGISFPAGSGLVAFAAATGVMPLDMPESVLVRFKGEMQPGITLRDLVHAIPYYGIKKGLLTVAKAGKINEFSGRILEIEGLPNLKVEQAFELSDASAERSAAGCTVKLNKEPVLEYLQSNVVLMKNMIAQGYADKRTLERRIQAVEAWMANPDLLEADKDAEYAHVIEIDLAEITEPLLCCPNDPDDVKPLSEVQNTKIDEAFIGSCMTNIGHFRAASLLLEGKRDIPVKLWVAPPTKMDQEELTKEGHYANFGGAGARTEMPGCSLCMGNQAQVREGATVISTSTRNFPNRLGKNTQVFLGSAELAAIASKLGRLPTVAEYQADMGVINANGAKVYRYMNFDQIQEYADAAKEVTV; from the coding sequence ATGTTGCAAGCCTACGTTGACCACGTTGCCGAACGCGCCGCGCTCGGCATCCCCCCGCTGCCGCTGTCCGCGAAGCAGACCGCCGACCTGATCGAGCTGATCAAGTCGGCCCCGGCGAAGGAAGAAGCCTTCCTGCTGGACCTGCTGGCGAACCGCGTGCCGCCGGGCGTGGACGACGCGGCCAAGGTGAAGGCGAGCTTCCTCGCCGCCGTGGCGCATGGGGATTTCCAGGTCAACGCGATTTCCCGGGCCTTGGCCACCGAGCTGCTCGGCACCATGGTCGGCGGCTACAACGTCAAGCCCCTGATCGACCTGCTGGACGACGCGGAGGTGGCGCAGGTCGCCGCCGACGGCCTGAAGAAGACGCTGCTGATGTTCGATTACTTCCACGACGTCGCGGCCAAGGCGAAGGCCAACAACGCGTTCGCCAAGGAAGTGATCCAGTCCTGGGCCGACGCCGAGTGGTTCACCAGCCGCCAGGAAGTGCCGCAGAAGATCACCGTCACCGTCTTCAAGGTGCCCGGTGAAACCAACACCGACGACCTGTCGCCCGCCCCGGACGCCTGGTCGCGCCCCGACATCCCGCTGCATGCGCTGGCCATGCTGAAGAACACGCGCCCCGGCACGGCTTTCAAGCCGGAAGAAGACGGCAAGCGCGGCCCGATGAAGTTCGTCGAGGAACTCAAGGCCAAGGGCCACGTGGTCGCCTACGTGGGCGACGTGGTCGGCACCGGTTCTTCCCGCAAGTCCGCCACCAACAGCGTGGTCTGGATGACCGGCCAGGACATCCCCTTCGTGCCGAACAAGCGCTTCGGCGGCGTCACGCTGGGCGGCAAGATCGCCCCCATCTTCTTCAACACGCAGGAAGACTCCGGCTGCCTGCCGATCGAAGTGGACGTCGCCAAGCTGGAGATGGGCGACGTCATCGACATCTTCCCCTACGAGGGCACCATCGAGAAGGCCGGCGAGGTCGTCGAGCGCTTCGCGCTCAAGAGCGACGTGCTGCTGGACGAAGTGCGCGCCGGCGGCCGCATCAACCTGATCATCGGCCGCTCGCTGACCGCCAGCGCCCGCCAGTTCCTGGGCCTCGGCGCTTCCACCACCTTCCGCCTGCCCAAGGCGCCGGTCGACTCCGGCAAGGGCTTCACGCTGGCGCAGAAGATGGTGGGCCGCGCCTGCCACCTGCCGGCAGGCCAGGGCATCCGTCCCGGCACGTATTGCGAGCCGCGCATGACCACCGTCGGTTCTCAGGACACGACGGGTCCGATGACCCGCGACGAGCTGAAGGACCTGGCCTGCCTGGGCTTCAGCGCCGACATGGTGATGCAGTCCTTCTGCCACACCGCGGCCTACCCGAAGCCCGTGGACGTCAAGACGCACCGCGAGCTGCCCGCCTTCATCTCCAACCGCGGCGGCGTGGCCCTGCGTCCCGGTGACGGCGTCATCCACAGCTGGCTGAACCGCCTGCTGCTGCCCGATACCGTGGGCACCGGCGGCGACAGCCACACCCGCTTCCCGATCGGCATCAGCTTCCCGGCCGGCTCCGGCCTGGTGGCCTTCGCCGCCGCCACCGGCGTGATGCCGCTGGACATGCCCGAATCCGTGCTGGTGCGCTTCAAGGGCGAGATGCAGCCCGGCATCACGCTGCGCGACCTGGTGCATGCCATCCCCTACTACGGCATCAAGAAGGGCCTGCTGACGGTCGCCAAGGCCGGCAAGATCAACGAGTTCTCGGGCCGCATCCTGGAAATCGAAGGCCTGCCGAACCTGAAGGTGGAACAGGCTTTCGAGCTGTCCGACGCCTCCGCCGAGCGCTCCGCCGCCGGCTGCACGGTCAAGCTGAACAAGGAACCGGTCCTCGAGTACCTGCAGTCCAACGTGGTCCTGATGAAGAACATGATCGCGCAGGGCTACGCGGACAAGCGCACGCTGGAGCGCCGCATCCAGGCCGTCGAGGCCTGGATGGCCAACCCGGACCTGCTGGAAGCGGACAAGGACGCCGAGTACGCCCACGTGATCGAGATCGACCTGGCCGAGATCACCGAGCCGCTGCTGTGCTGCCCGAACGACCCGGACGACGTGAAGCCGCTGTCCGAAGTGCAGAACACCAAGATCGACGAAGCCTTCATCGGCTCGTGCATGACCAACATCGGCCACTTCCGCGCCGCTTCGCTGCTGCTCGAAGGCAAGCGCGACATCCCGGTCAAGCTGTGGGTCGCCCCGCCGACCAAGATGGACCAGGAGGAGCTGACCAAGGAAGGCCATTACGCCAACTTCGGCGGCGCCGGCGCGCGCACCGAAATGCCCGGCTGCTCGCTGTGCATGGGCAACCAGGCGCAGGTGCGGGAAGGCGCCACCGTCATCTCCACGTCGACCCGCAACTTCCCGAACCGCCTGGGCAAGAACACGCAGGTGTTCCTGGGCTCCGCGGAGCTGGCGGCCATCGCCTCCAAGCTGGGCCGCCTGCCGACGGTGGCGGAGTACCAGGCCGACATGGGTGTGATCAACGCCAATGGCGCCAAGGTCTACCGCTACATGAACTTCGACCAGATCCAGGAATACGCGGACGCGGCGAAGGAAGTGACGGTCTGA
- a CDS encoding HpcH/HpaI aldolase/citrate lyase family protein produces the protein MSQHPRDVLLGAQARTGTLPVCDHYSGVEARMRKSLQLQAELAQEFGSVVFDVTLDCEDGAPVGGEKEHAALVTELALGAAPDARVAVRVHPVDHPAFEDDIATIVGQAGHKLVHVMLPKVETVQDVERAARALDAAGAKNLALQGLIESPAAVHRAFDIAAHPRMQSLSFGLMDFVSAHGGAIPSAGMGVQGQFTHPLVVRAKLEISSACHAHGKVPSHGVVTEFKDQAAFRAAASRAANEFGYTRMWSIHPDQIRAIVEVFAPTANEIHKASQLLAAAEAAGWAPISFDGKLEDRASYRYYWQVLERAHATGRQLPDDARGWFATARP, from the coding sequence ATGAGCCAACACCCGCGCGACGTCCTTCTTGGAGCCCAGGCCCGCACCGGCACGCTGCCGGTGTGCGACCACTACAGCGGCGTCGAAGCCCGCATGCGCAAGAGCCTGCAGTTGCAGGCGGAGCTGGCGCAGGAGTTCGGCTCGGTGGTGTTCGACGTCACGCTCGATTGCGAGGACGGCGCGCCGGTCGGCGGCGAGAAGGAGCACGCGGCGCTGGTCACCGAACTCGCGCTGGGCGCGGCGCCCGATGCGCGCGTCGCGGTGCGCGTGCACCCGGTCGACCATCCGGCTTTCGAGGACGACATCGCCACCATCGTCGGCCAGGCGGGCCACAAGCTGGTGCACGTGATGCTGCCCAAGGTGGAGACGGTGCAGGACGTCGAGCGCGCCGCCCGCGCGCTGGACGCCGCCGGCGCGAAGAACCTGGCGCTGCAAGGCCTGATCGAATCGCCCGCGGCCGTGCATCGCGCCTTCGACATCGCCGCGCACCCGCGCATGCAGTCCCTCAGCTTCGGGCTGATGGATTTCGTCTCCGCGCACGGCGGCGCCATCCCCAGCGCGGGAATGGGCGTGCAGGGCCAGTTCACGCACCCGCTGGTGGTGCGTGCCAAGCTCGAAATATCGTCCGCGTGCCATGCCCATGGCAAGGTGCCTTCGCATGGCGTCGTGACGGAATTCAAGGACCAGGCGGCTTTCCGCGCCGCGGCGTCGCGTGCGGCCAACGAGTTCGGTTACACGCGCATGTGGTCGATCCACCCCGACCAGATCAGGGCGATCGTCGAAGTGTTCGCTCCGACGGCAAACGAAATTCACAAGGCGTCACAACTCCTCGCGGCCGCGGAGGCCGCGGGCTGGGCACCGATCAGTTTCGACGGCAAACTCGAGGACCGGGCCAGCTACCGCTACTACTGGCAGGTGCTCGAAAGAGCGCATGCCACCGGGCGGCAGCTCCCGGATGATGCGCGCGGGTGGTTCGCCACCGCGCGTCCCTAA
- the tam gene encoding trans-aconitate 2-methyltransferase, giving the protein MADWNPALYSRFEDERTRPARELLARVPLAHAKHVVDLGCGPGNSTELLVQRFPDAEVVGVDNSPAMVESACQRLPGTRFELADIGSWQPAQAPDLIYANAALQWVPGHEALFPRLFSLLAPGGVLAVQMPDNWDEPTHAEMRNVALLPAFASTIGDPGKLRIGRLPLTTYYDLLAPLAQEVDTWHTIYQHRMETPAAIVEWVSATGLKPFVARLDDQQRKDYLAEYQRRIAADYPVRADGKLLLAFPRLFIIAKRAA; this is encoded by the coding sequence ATGGCCGACTGGAACCCCGCGCTCTACAGCCGCTTCGAGGACGAACGCACGCGTCCGGCCCGTGAATTGCTGGCGCGGGTTCCGCTGGCCCATGCGAAACACGTGGTGGACCTGGGCTGCGGCCCGGGCAACTCCACGGAGCTGCTGGTGCAGCGCTTTCCGGATGCGGAAGTCGTCGGTGTCGACAACTCGCCCGCCATGGTGGAAAGCGCGTGCCAGCGCCTGCCCGGAACGCGCTTCGAGCTGGCCGACATCGGCAGCTGGCAGCCGGCGCAGGCCCCGGACCTGATCTACGCCAACGCGGCGCTGCAATGGGTGCCGGGCCACGAGGCCCTGTTCCCGCGCCTGTTCTCGCTGTTGGCGCCCGGCGGCGTGCTGGCCGTGCAGATGCCGGACAACTGGGACGAGCCCACCCACGCCGAGATGCGCAACGTGGCCTTGCTGCCGGCGTTCGCGTCCACCATCGGCGACCCGGGCAAGCTGCGCATCGGCCGCTTGCCCCTCACGACTTACTACGACCTGCTCGCGCCGCTGGCGCAGGAGGTCGACACCTGGCACACCATCTACCAGCACCGCATGGAAACGCCTGCGGCCATCGTGGAATGGGTCAGTGCCACCGGGCTGAAGCCCTTCGTCGCGCGGCTGGACGACCAGCAGCGCAAGGACTACCTGGCGGAGTACCAGCGGCGCATCGCCGCGGACTACCCCGTGCGCGCGGACGGCAAGCTCCTGCTGGCCTTCCCGCGGCTGTTCATCATCGCGAAGAGGGCGGCATGA
- a CDS encoding malate dehydrogenase, whose translation MSKKPVRVAVTGAAGQIGYALLFRIASGEMLGKDQPVILQLLEIPDEKAQKALKGVMMELEDCAFPLLAGMEAHSDPMTAFKDTDYALLVGARPRGPGMERKDLLSANAQIFTAQGKALDKVASRNVKVLVVGNPANTNAYIAMKSAPSLPRENFTAMLRLDHNRALSQVAAKTGTQVKDIEKLTVWGNHSPTMYADYRFATVNGKAVKDLINDQEWNKNVFLPTVGKRGAAIIEARGLSSAASAANAAIDHMHDWALGTNGKWVTMGIPSNGDYGIPKDTMFGFPVTTKDGKYEVVKGLEIDAFSQERINLTLNELQEEQQGVAHLL comes from the coding sequence ATGAGCAAGAAGCCCGTCCGCGTTGCCGTCACCGGTGCCGCAGGCCAGATCGGTTACGCCCTGCTGTTCCGCATCGCCTCCGGCGAGATGCTGGGCAAGGACCAGCCCGTCATCCTGCAACTGCTGGAGATCCCCGACGAGAAGGCCCAGAAGGCCCTCAAGGGCGTGATGATGGAGCTGGAAGACTGCGCCTTCCCGTTGCTGGCCGGCATGGAAGCCCACAGCGACCCGATGACCGCCTTCAAGGACACCGACTACGCGCTGCTGGTCGGCGCCCGTCCGCGCGGCCCCGGCATGGAGCGCAAGGACCTGCTGTCCGCCAACGCGCAGATCTTCACGGCCCAGGGCAAGGCGCTGGACAAGGTCGCTTCCCGCAATGTCAAGGTGCTGGTCGTCGGCAACCCCGCCAACACCAACGCCTACATCGCGATGAAGAGCGCGCCCAGCCTGCCGCGCGAGAACTTCACCGCCATGCTGCGCCTGGACCACAACCGCGCGCTCTCGCAAGTGGCCGCCAAGACCGGCACGCAAGTGAAGGACATCGAGAAGCTGACGGTGTGGGGCAACCACTCGCCCACCATGTACGCCGACTACCGCTTCGCCACTGTGAACGGCAAGGCCGTCAAGGACCTGATCAACGACCAGGAATGGAACAAGAACGTGTTCCTGCCCACCGTCGGCAAGCGCGGCGCCGCCATCATCGAAGCGCGCGGCCTGTCCTCCGCCGCATCGGCTGCCAACGCCGCCATCGACCACATGCACGACTGGGCCCTGGGCACCAACGGCAAGTGGGTCACCATGGGCATCCCGTCCAATGGCGACTACGGCATTCCGAAGGACACGATGTTCGGCTTCCCCGTCACCACCAAGGACGGCAAGTACGAGGTCGTGAAGGGCCTGGAGATCGACGCCTTCTCGCAAGAGCGCATCAACCTCACGCTGAACGAGCTGCAGGAAGAGCAGCAAGGCGTGGCCCACCTGCTGTAA
- a CDS encoding GntR family transcriptional regulator, with product MAAPQMPPPDYAASAPEVGTPAFSPLYQQIKGLILQSLQAGEWKPGEAIPSEMELAARFRVSQGTVRKAIDELAAENLVVRRQGKGTFVSTHAEQHVRYRFLKLMPDAGDREEEGPATRSILDCKRVRASAEIARALQLRTGDAVIQVRRVLAFGGVPTILEDFWLPGANFKGLSADQLATHVGPTYVLFEHEFGVRMVRAEEKIRAVAADAPQAALLALPQGAPLLSVERLSYTYNDVPMELRRGLYRTDTHHYRNDLS from the coding sequence ATGGCCGCCCCGCAGATGCCACCGCCCGACTACGCCGCGTCCGCCCCCGAGGTGGGGACACCGGCGTTCAGCCCGCTTTACCAGCAGATCAAGGGCCTCATCCTGCAAAGCCTGCAGGCCGGCGAATGGAAGCCGGGCGAAGCAATCCCCAGCGAAATGGAGCTGGCCGCGCGCTTCCGCGTGAGCCAGGGCACGGTGCGCAAGGCCATCGACGAGCTCGCCGCCGAGAACCTGGTGGTGCGCCGCCAGGGCAAGGGCACCTTCGTCTCCACGCACGCCGAACAGCACGTGCGCTACCGCTTCCTCAAGCTGATGCCGGACGCCGGCGACCGCGAGGAGGAAGGCCCGGCCACCCGCTCCATCCTCGACTGCAAGCGCGTGCGCGCCAGCGCCGAGATCGCGCGGGCGCTGCAGCTGCGCACCGGCGACGCCGTCATCCAGGTGCGGCGCGTGCTGGCCTTCGGCGGCGTGCCCACCATCCTGGAAGACTTCTGGCTGCCGGGCGCCAACTTCAAGGGCCTCAGCGCCGACCAGCTCGCCACCCACGTCGGCCCGACCTACGTGCTGTTCGAGCACGAGTTCGGCGTGCGCATGGTGCGCGCCGAGGAAAAGATCCGCGCCGTCGCCGCGGACGCGCCGCAGGCGGCCCTGCTTGCGCTGCCGCAAGGCGCCCCGCTCCTCTCGGTCGAGCGCCTTTCCTATACGTATAACGACGTACCGATGGAGCTGCGCCGCGGCCTCTATCGCACCGACACGCACCACTACCGCAACGACCTGAGTTAG
- the sdhC gene encoding succinate dehydrogenase, cytochrome b556 subunit, whose protein sequence is MTTTELAKKRPEFRNINALTDLPSYRLPAAGWVSILHRVSGVLMFVLLPFIIWMFDTSVSSEISFARFRFAFANGAVGIVAKLVALALLWAFLHHFIAGLRHLWMDVSHKAVSKSVGATTAKTTLVLSLLLTVVLGLKLFGVY, encoded by the coding sequence ATGACGACGACAGAGCTCGCCAAGAAGCGGCCCGAGTTCCGCAACATCAACGCCCTGACGGACCTGCCCAGCTACCGGCTGCCGGCCGCGGGCTGGGTCTCCATCCTGCACCGCGTGAGCGGCGTGCTGATGTTCGTGCTGCTGCCCTTCATCATCTGGATGTTCGACACCTCGGTGTCGTCGGAGATCTCGTTCGCGCGTTTCCGCTTCGCCTTCGCGAACGGCGCGGTGGGCATCGTCGCCAAGCTGGTGGCGCTGGCGCTGCTGTGGGCCTTCCTGCACCACTTCATCGCCGGTCTCCGCCACCTGTGGATGGACGTGAGCCACAAGGCGGTGAGCAAGTCCGTCGGCGCGACCACCGCCAAGACCACGCTGGTGCTGAGCCTTCTGCTGACGGTCGTCCTCGGCCTGAAGCTCTTTGGCGTCTACTAA
- the sdhD gene encoding succinate dehydrogenase, hydrophobic membrane anchor protein, with product MAVNYGSKREVVGAHYGTRDWLAQRVTAALMAVFTLVVLLQVIFSRGPIGYEKWAGIFASQPMKMLTFATILGLAYHAWVGMRDVLMDYVKPVGARLVLQFLVIVWLLGCMGWAIQVLWRV from the coding sequence ATGGCAGTGAACTACGGTTCCAAGCGCGAAGTCGTCGGCGCCCACTACGGCACCCGCGACTGGCTCGCGCAGCGCGTCACCGCGGCCCTGATGGCGGTCTTCACCCTCGTCGTGCTGCTGCAGGTGATCTTCTCCCGCGGGCCCATCGGCTACGAAAAGTGGGCGGGCATCTTTGCCAGCCAGCCGATGAAGATGCTCACCTTCGCGACCATCCTCGGCCTGGCGTACCACGCCTGGGTCGGCATGCGCGACGTGCTCATGGACTACGTCAAGCCCGTGGGCGCGCGGCTGGTGCTGCAGTTCCTGGTCATCGTGTGGCTGCTGGGCTGCATGGGCTGGGCGATCCAGGTCCTCTGGAGGGTTTGA
- the sdhA gene encoding succinate dehydrogenase flavoprotein subunit, with protein sequence MAYTSKNVTTRKFDVVIVGAGGSGMRASLQLSLAGLNVAVLSKVFPTRSHTVAAQGGIGASLGNMSEDNWHYHFYDTVKGGDWLGDQDAIEFMCREAPKVVYELEHFGMPFDRNPDGTIYQRPFGGHTANYGEKPVQRACAAADRTGHAMLHTLYQQNVRAKTSFFVEWMALDLIRDAEGDVVGVTALEMETGDLHVLHAKTVLLATGGAGRIFQASTNAFINTGDGMGMAARAGIPLQDMEFWQFHPTGVAGAGVLLTEGCRGEGAILLNSNGERFMERYAPTLKDLAPRDFVSRSMDQEIKEGRGCGPNKDYVLLKLDHLGAETIHKRLPSVYEIGVNFANVDITREPIPVVPTIHYQMGGIPTNIHGQVVLQRNGSHVDPLNGLYAVGECSCVSVHGANRLGTNSLLDLLVFGKAAGNHIVDYASKTKAHKPLPANAADFSLERLNKLESRAKGEYSQDVANDIRATMQAHAGVFRSQASMDEGVKKIAAIRERIGSIELKDKSAVFNTARIEALEVENLIEVAQATMVSAAARKECRGAHTVDDYERPADDPVAPLGRNDAEWMKHTLWYAEGSRLDYKPVQMKPLTVETVPPKVRTF encoded by the coding sequence ATGGCATATACGAGCAAGAACGTCACGACGCGCAAGTTCGACGTCGTCATCGTGGGCGCCGGCGGCTCCGGCATGCGCGCCTCCCTGCAACTTTCCCTGGCGGGCCTGAACGTGGCCGTGCTGTCCAAGGTGTTCCCCACCCGTTCGCACACGGTGGCCGCGCAAGGCGGCATCGGCGCGTCGCTGGGCAACATGTCCGAGGACAACTGGCACTACCACTTCTACGACACCGTCAAGGGCGGCGACTGGCTGGGTGACCAGGACGCGATCGAATTCATGTGCCGCGAGGCGCCGAAGGTCGTGTACGAACTCGAGCACTTCGGCATGCCGTTCGACCGCAACCCCGACGGCACGATCTACCAGCGTCCGTTCGGCGGCCACACGGCCAACTACGGCGAGAAGCCGGTGCAGCGCGCCTGCGCCGCGGCCGACCGCACCGGCCACGCCATGCTGCACACGCTGTACCAGCAGAACGTCCGCGCGAAGACCTCGTTCTTCGTCGAGTGGATGGCACTGGACCTGATCCGCGACGCCGAAGGCGACGTGGTCGGCGTGACCGCGCTGGAAATGGAAACCGGCGACCTGCACGTGCTGCACGCCAAGACCGTGCTGCTGGCCACCGGCGGCGCGGGCCGCATTTTCCAGGCCTCGACCAACGCCTTCATCAACACGGGCGACGGCATGGGCATGGCGGCGCGCGCCGGCATTCCGCTGCAGGACATGGAGTTCTGGCAGTTCCACCCCACCGGCGTGGCCGGCGCGGGCGTGCTGCTGACCGAAGGCTGCCGCGGCGAAGGCGCCATCCTGTTGAACAGCAACGGCGAGCGCTTCATGGAGCGCTATGCCCCGACGCTGAAGGACCTGGCCCCGCGCGACTTCGTCTCCCGTTCGATGGACCAGGAGATCAAGGAAGGCCGCGGCTGCGGTCCCAACAAGGACTACGTGCTGCTGAAGCTCGACCACCTCGGTGCCGAGACCATCCACAAGCGCCTGCCCTCGGTGTACGAAATCGGCGTGAACTTCGCCAACGTCGACATCACGCGCGAGCCCATTCCCGTGGTGCCCACCATCCACTACCAGATGGGCGGCATCCCGACCAACATCCACGGCCAGGTGGTCCTGCAGCGCAATGGCAGCCACGTCGACCCGCTGAACGGCCTGTACGCCGTCGGCGAGTGCTCCTGCGTGTCGGTGCACGGCGCCAACCGCCTGGGCACCAACTCGCTGCTGGACCTGCTGGTGTTCGGCAAGGCCGCCGGCAACCACATCGTCGACTACGCGAGCAAGACCAAGGCGCACAAGCCGCTGCCGGCCAACGCCGCCGACTTCTCGCTGGAACGCCTGAACAAGCTGGAGTCGCGCGCCAAGGGCGAATACTCGCAGGACGTCGCCAACGACATCCGCGCGACGATGCAGGCCCACGCGGGCGTGTTCCGCAGCCAGGCGAGCATGGACGAAGGCGTGAAGAAGATCGCCGCCATCCGCGAGCGCATCGGCAGCATCGAGCTGAAGGACAAGTCGGCCGTCTTCAACACCGCCCGCATCGAGGCGCTGGAAGTCGAGAACCTGATCGAAGTGGCGCAGGCCACCATGGTCTCGGCGGCCGCCCGCAAGGAATGCCGCGGCGCCCACACGGTGGACGACTACGAGCGTCCGGCGGACGACCCGGTCGCCCCGCTGGGCCGCAACGACGCCGAGTGGATGAAGCACACGCTCTGGTACGCCGAAGGCAGCCGCCTGGACTACAAGCCGGTGCAGATGAAGCCGCTCACCGTCGAGACCGTGCCTCCCAAGGTCCGGACTTTCTGA
- a CDS encoding succinate dehydrogenase iron-sulfur subunit has translation MQKRTFQIYRYDPDKDAKPYMQTVEIELEGNERMLLDALMKLKAVDPSIAFRRSCREGVCGSDAMNINGKNGLACLTNLRTLKDPIVLKPLPGLPVIRDLIVDMTQFFKQYHSIKPYLVNDSIPPEKERLQSPEEREELNGLYECILCASCSTSCPSFWWNPDKFVGPAGLLQAYRFIADSRDTATGDRLDNLEDPYRLFRCHTIMNCVDVCPKGLNPTMAIGKIKELMVRRAV, from the coding sequence ATGCAAAAGCGCACGTTCCAGATTTACCGCTACGACCCGGACAAGGACGCCAAGCCCTACATGCAGACGGTGGAAATCGAGCTGGAGGGCAACGAGCGCATGCTGCTCGACGCCCTGATGAAGCTCAAGGCCGTGGACCCGTCCATCGCCTTCCGCCGCTCCTGCCGCGAAGGCGTCTGCGGCTCGGATGCCATGAACATCAACGGCAAGAACGGCCTGGCCTGCCTCACCAACCTGCGCACGCTGAAGGACCCCATCGTCCTGAAGCCGCTGCCGGGCCTGCCGGTCATCCGCGACCTGATCGTGGACATGACGCAGTTCTTCAAGCAGTACCACTCGATCAAGCCCTACCTCGTCAACGACAGCATCCCGCCCGAGAAGGAGCGCCTGCAGTCGCCCGAGGAACGCGAAGAGCTCAACGGCCTGTACGAGTGCATCCTGTGCGCCAGCTGCTCCACCAGCTGCCCCAGCTTCTGGTGGAACCCCGACAAGTTCGTGGGCCCCGCCGGCCTGCTGCAGGCCTACCGCTTCATCGCCGACAGCCGCGACACGGCCACCGGCGACCGGCTGGACAACCTGGAAGACCCGTACCGCCTGTTCCGCTGCCACACCATCATGAACTGCGTGGATGTCTGCCCGAAGGGGCTGAACCCCACGATGGCGATCGGCAAGATCAAGGAATTGATGGTCCGCCGCGCGGTCTGA
- a CDS encoding succinate dehydrogenase assembly factor 2: MEEPLLDERSLSKLRWRCRRGLLENDLLIERFFEKHASSLTVKQAEAMGALMDLADNDLLDLLLRRKEPAGDLDQVEVRKVLEMLRVPQAASNQSGH, translated from the coding sequence ATGGAAGAACCGCTACTCGACGAGAGGTCCCTCAGCAAGCTGCGCTGGCGCTGTCGCCGCGGGCTGCTGGAGAACGACCTGCTGATCGAGCGGTTCTTCGAGAAACACGCCTCCAGCCTGACTGTGAAGCAGGCCGAGGCGATGGGCGCTTTGATGGACCTGGCCGACAACGACCTGCTGGACCTGCTGCTGCGGCGCAAGGAACCGGCCGGCGATCTGGACCAGGTCGAGGTGAGGAAAGTGCTGGAGATGCTGCGCGTGCCCCAGGCGGCATCAAACCAATCCGGGCATTGA